The following proteins come from a genomic window of Dreissena polymorpha isolate Duluth1 chromosome 1, UMN_Dpol_1.0, whole genome shotgun sequence:
- the LOC127871265 gene encoding uncharacterized protein LOC127871265 has translation MKATLAVLGLVLFVVLAECRGIGRKEKPEKDLQRKQLLEKLAARGLKKGGKSSDEGLKGFDDLKSKCEDLGNLEDAIEDASLGESVEAVLGELGGEFEKVAEEVARFCHQVAKVDEQLKSADQGRKEAAGKKLAEALPAMQCVNEIAEKAEKAILSVVTDGFGETEEGEFLEEAEKLFTKCEGKLEQLVGVIDDLEEGVFRK, from the exons ATGAAGGCTACTCTGGCAGTGTTGGGACTCGTACTGTTCGTTGTCCTGGCGGAATGCAGGGGGATAGGGAGGAAAGAGAAGCCCGAGAAGGATCTGCAGAGGAAACAATTACTGGAGAAACTTGCTGCTCGAG GTTTGAAAAAGGGCGGGAAGAGCTCAGACGAGGGCTTGAAAGGAT TTGATGACCTGAAATCCAAATGCGAAGATCTTGGTAACTTGGAAGATGCCATCGAAGACGCTTCGCTGGGCGAGAGTGTTGAAGCCGTGCTTGGTGAATTGGGAGGTGAATTCGAAAAGGTTGCAGAAGAAG TGGCCCGCTTTTGTCACCAGGTTGCAAAGGTTGATGAACAGCTGAAG AGCGCCGATCAGGGGAGGAAAGAAGCCGCGGGGAAAAAATTAGCTGAGGCGTTACCTGCCATGCAGT GCGTCAACGAGATAGCCGAAAAGGCCGAGAAGGCAATCCTGAGTGTGGTTACAGATGGGTTCGGCGAGACAGAGG AGGGCGAGTTTCTTGAAGAAGCCGAAAAACTGTTCACGAAATGTGAAGGGAAATTGGAACAACTCGTGGGAGTGATCGATGATCTTGAAGAAGGCGTTTTCAGAAAATAG